The Sphingomonas alpina genome has a segment encoding these proteins:
- a CDS encoding S1C family serine protease has translation MARLLLFVLLLMSLTAPARADDISASGRGVVRVVTIAVVDEKVVDFGHGSGFAVAPNRVVTNAHVVELAARYPDNVVVGIVPSEGDKSYEGKVIALDAARDLALIEFKGVNLPTLALYTGPVDEGGSVTALGYPGNVDIATARSAADYIRPLSPVRSEGVFSGRRTLTDIEVLLHTASIARGNSGGPLLDPCGRVVGVNSALTKSEEGDSSFGFAIADTELAAFLRAAKQPYAAVGVPCTSIADRLRQDSDADARAAADAQNAKLDAAGKVSAEREQALVKARADALRSSENYMAIAAVLLVLGALAVGGAGLLELRNERRMAIWVAVGGGTLFIAAVIVFLLRPTGEVTLPDLATAAAMPVAVNSEAALGKMVCTAVPERSRVTVSSTEPVAIDWGAAGCMNMRTQYAENGSKWDRILVPSEEQTVSILQFDPATRLYSNSRYLLSATQMDAARKIRSQVTLKACSPDIAARANLSTQQAAIRAALPPYPNEKIVYSCKAAD, from the coding sequence ATGGCACGATTGCTCCTTTTTGTGCTGCTGCTCATGTCGCTCACTGCCCCGGCCCGGGCCGACGATATCTCGGCGTCGGGGCGTGGCGTGGTGCGGGTCGTGACGATCGCCGTGGTCGACGAGAAGGTGGTCGATTTCGGCCATGGCAGCGGCTTCGCAGTCGCGCCCAACCGGGTGGTCACCAACGCGCACGTGGTCGAACTTGCCGCGCGCTATCCCGATAATGTGGTGGTCGGGATCGTGCCCTCGGAAGGCGACAAATCCTATGAGGGCAAGGTCATTGCGCTCGACGCGGCGCGCGACCTCGCGCTGATCGAGTTCAAGGGCGTGAACCTGCCGACGCTCGCGCTCTATACCGGGCCGGTCGACGAGGGCGGGTCGGTGACCGCGCTCGGCTATCCCGGCAATGTCGACATCGCCACCGCCCGCTCCGCCGCCGACTATATCCGCCCGCTCTCGCCGGTCCGGTCCGAAGGCGTATTCTCCGGCCGGCGCACGCTGACCGATATCGAAGTGCTGCTCCACACCGCGAGCATCGCGCGCGGCAATTCGGGCGGGCCGCTGCTCGATCCGTGCGGCCGCGTGGTTGGGGTGAACTCCGCGCTGACGAAAAGCGAAGAAGGCGATTCGAGCTTCGGCTTCGCGATCGCCGATACCGAACTGGCAGCCTTTCTGCGCGCGGCCAAGCAGCCCTATGCAGCGGTCGGCGTCCCCTGCACGAGCATTGCCGACCGGCTGCGCCAGGACAGCGACGCCGATGCGCGCGCCGCAGCCGATGCGCAGAACGCCAAGCTCGACGCGGCGGGCAAAGTATCGGCGGAGCGCGAACAGGCACTGGTCAAGGCCCGCGCCGACGCATTGCGCAGCAGCGAGAATTACATGGCGATCGCCGCCGTGCTGCTGGTGCTGGGGGCGCTGGCGGTTGGCGGCGCGGGGTTGCTCGAGTTACGCAACGAACGGCGTATGGCGATCTGGGTCGCGGTCGGCGGCGGTACCTTGTTCATCGCGGCGGTGATCGTTTTCCTGCTTCGCCCGACCGGCGAGGTGACGCTGCCTGACCTCGCAACGGCGGCGGCAATGCCGGTCGCGGTCAACAGCGAGGCGGCGCTTGGGAAGATGGTGTGCACGGCGGTGCCGGAACGCAGCCGGGTTACCGTGTCGTCGACCGAGCCGGTAGCGATCGACTGGGGCGCGGCAGGCTGCATGAACATGCGTACCCAATATGCCGAGAATGGCAGCAAATGGGATCGCATCCTGGTGCCGTCCGAGGAGCAGACCGTGTCGATCCTGCAGTTCGATCCGGCAACGCGGCTCTATTCGAACAGCCGCTATCTGCTTTCCGCCACGCAGATGGATGCGGCGCGCAAGATCCGCTCGCAGGTGACGCTCAAGGCATGTTCCCCTGATATCGCGGCGCGCGCGAACCTGTCGACGCAGCAGGCGGCGATCCGCGCCGCGCTGCCGCCCTATCCCAATGAGAAGATCGTCTATTCCTGCAAGGCGGCGGATTGA
- the ada gene encoding bifunctional DNA-binding transcriptional regulator/O6-methylguanine-DNA methyltransferase Ada encodes METETINPDTAWTAFSARDRSFDGRFVVAVTSTGIYCKPSCPARHPKRENVRFYRDPADARAGGFRACLRCKPDEVGRDRIAVARAVALIEAAEDIVALDDLAAQVGYAPHHFHRLFKRATGVTPAAYARGLRAQRAARALTEEATVTEAIYEAGYSAPSRFYEGGAKRLGMTPSAWKRGGAGVTIRWTIADTSLGAMLVAATDKGLCRVSFDEGEEALRERFPNAEIVPGGAALADLAARVVASVESPDRDQDLPLDVQGTAFQEAVWQALRQIPIGETRTYTELATIAGNPRAVRAAGTACGANQVAVVIPCHRAQRADGSMGGYAYGVDRKIVLRNREGVE; translated from the coding sequence ATGGAAACCGAGACGATCAATCCCGATACGGCATGGACGGCTTTTTCCGCACGTGACCGCAGTTTTGACGGCCGCTTCGTCGTGGCGGTCACCAGCACCGGCATCTATTGCAAGCCGAGTTGCCCGGCGCGGCATCCGAAGCGTGAGAATGTGCGCTTCTATCGCGACCCGGCCGACGCGCGGGCGGGGGGCTTCCGCGCCTGTCTGCGCTGCAAGCCGGACGAGGTGGGGCGCGACCGCATCGCCGTTGCCCGCGCCGTCGCGCTGATCGAAGCGGCCGAGGATATCGTCGCGCTTGACGATCTCGCCGCGCAGGTCGGCTATGCACCGCATCACTTTCACCGCCTGTTCAAGCGCGCGACCGGGGTGACGCCGGCTGCTTATGCTCGTGGTTTGCGCGCCCAGCGCGCCGCCCGCGCGCTGACGGAGGAAGCGACCGTGACCGAGGCGATCTATGAGGCCGGCTATTCCGCCCCGAGCCGTTTCTATGAAGGCGGAGCCAAACGGCTCGGCATGACCCCGAGCGCGTGGAAGCGCGGCGGGGCGGGAGTGACGATCCGCTGGACCATTGCCGATACCAGCCTTGGCGCGATGCTCGTCGCGGCGACCGACAAGGGGCTGTGCCGCGTGTCGTTCGACGAGGGCGAGGAGGCCTTGCGCGAGCGTTTCCCCAACGCGGAGATCGTACCCGGCGGGGCGGCGCTCGCCGATCTTGCCGCGCGCGTCGTCGCCAGCGTCGAATCGCCCGACCGCGACCAGGACCTGCCGCTCGACGTGCAGGGAACCGCGTTCCAGGAGGCTGTGTGGCAGGCGCTGCGCCAAATTCCGATCGGCGAGACGCGCACCTATACCGAACTTGCCACGATCGCCGGCAATCCGCGCGCAGTGCGTGCGGCGGGCACGGCGTGTGGCGCCAACCAGGTCGCGGTGGTCATTCCGTGCCACCGTGCCCAGCGCGCCGACGGCAGCATGGGCGGCTATGCCTATGGCGTGGATCGCAAGATCGTGCTGCGCAATCGTGAAGGAGTGGAATGA
- a CDS encoding DUF1203 domain-containing protein translates to MAYRISGLPLDDFAPLFGRPDAELAEQGVLRVRADHKPGYPCRVTLEDAEPGETLLLLNYADHKATTPFRNSYAIYVREGALAPAELHDSLPAVFANRRLAFRAFDTAGMLRDANLALDGDADARIRELFANPDIAYLHAHNAAPGCFAARIDRA, encoded by the coding sequence ATGGCCTATCGCATTTCCGGCCTGCCGCTGGACGACTTCGCGCCGCTGTTCGGGCGTCCGGATGCCGAACTGGCCGAGCAAGGCGTGCTCCGCGTTCGCGCCGACCACAAGCCCGGCTATCCGTGCCGCGTCACGCTCGAGGATGCCGAGCCGGGCGAGACCTTGCTGCTGCTCAATTATGCGGACCACAAGGCGACGACGCCGTTTCGCAACAGCTATGCGATCTATGTGCGCGAAGGCGCGCTTGCCCCGGCGGAACTTCACGACAGCCTGCCGGCGGTATTCGCCAACCGTCGCCTCGCCTTTCGCGCTTTCGATACGGCGGGCATGCTTCGTGACGCCAACCTGGCGCTGGACGGCGATGCCGATGCGCGGATCCGCGAGCTCTTCGCCAATCCGGACATCGCCTATCTCCATGCTCACAATGCGGCGCCGGGCTGCTTCGCGGCGCGGATCGACCGGGCCTGA
- a CDS encoding dienelactone hydrolase family protein, translating to MAGQMEKMTMSDGAEIGVYHAQPEGERRGGLVLVQEIFGITDHIRDLVEEYAADGYEVLAPALFDREHPGFEAEYGGDGLARSIELARQLHPFDLSLADVQTCVDALAPKGPVFVVGYCYGGSVAWFAATRMNNVAAASGYYGSLIPGAAGEVPKVPVILHFGRFDTGIPMEGVEKVIAADHPNATVHVYEAGHGFNSDRRKDYHEPSADLARERTLELFEANAR from the coding sequence ATGGCGGGCCAGATGGAAAAGATGACGATGTCCGATGGCGCCGAAATCGGCGTCTATCATGCACAGCCGGAGGGTGAGCGGCGCGGCGGGCTGGTACTGGTGCAGGAGATTTTCGGCATCACCGACCATATCCGGGATTTGGTCGAGGAGTATGCCGCCGACGGTTATGAAGTTCTCGCCCCCGCCCTGTTCGACCGCGAGCATCCCGGTTTCGAGGCCGAATATGGCGGCGACGGGCTTGCCCGCAGCATCGAACTGGCACGCCAGCTTCACCCGTTCGACCTGTCGCTCGCCGATGTGCAGACCTGTGTCGATGCGCTTGCGCCAAAAGGGCCGGTGTTCGTGGTCGGCTATTGCTATGGCGGCTCGGTCGCCTGGTTCGCTGCGACGCGCATGAACAATGTCGCCGCCGCGTCGGGCTATTATGGCAGCCTCATTCCCGGCGCCGCGGGCGAAGTGCCCAAGGTTCCGGTGATCCTGCACTTCGGGCGCTTCGATACCGGTATCCCGATGGAGGGGGTCGAGAAGGTCATCGCCGCCGATCACCCCAATGCGACCGTTCATGTCTATGAGGCCGGGCATGGCTTCAATTCGGATCGGCGCAAGGACTATCATGAACCGAGCGCCGACCTGGCCAGGGAACGGACGCTCGAATTGTTCGAGGCAAACGCGCGCTGA
- a CDS encoding serine hydrolase domain-containing protein: protein MLRKLGMAMALTIASTSPAMADHAALDTLVKAGMAETGTRGIAIAYIDQGKIVSVDSWGVRNAGGDPLTPDTVMYGASLTKAVFGYFVMQLADEGRIDLDRSIADYLPRPLPDYAGPAIENKYARWSDLAGDERWRKLTPRILLNHASGFANFGFAEPDGKLRFHFDPGTRYSYSGDGLILLQFVLEQGFGMDIGVEMRKRIFDKVGATRTGMMWRPDFATNLADGWTIDGKVEPHDERSKPRAAGSLDTTIADMAKIVAAYIRGDGLKPASRADLVRPQLPITTRSQFPNLQPDLPVADRHPGLSAGIGVVTFQGAQGPGSFKGGHNDSTGNTWVCIEKARRCVVILSNDVRAEPLFPRLTRALLGDTGVPWAWEYGDQPWTRP from the coding sequence ATGCTGAGGAAGTTGGGCATGGCCATGGCACTGACGATTGCATCCACCTCGCCCGCCATGGCCGATCACGCAGCACTCGACACGCTGGTCAAGGCCGGCATGGCGGAAACCGGCACCAGGGGCATCGCGATCGCCTATATCGACCAGGGCAAGATCGTCTCGGTTGACAGCTGGGGCGTGCGCAACGCCGGGGGTGACCCGCTGACCCCCGATACGGTGATGTACGGCGCGTCGCTGACCAAGGCGGTGTTCGGCTATTTCGTCATGCAGCTCGCCGATGAAGGCCGGATCGACCTCGACCGCTCGATCGCCGACTATCTGCCCCGGCCTTTGCCCGATTATGCCGGCCCCGCGATCGAGAACAAATATGCCAGGTGGAGCGATCTGGCGGGCGACGAACGCTGGCGCAAGCTGACCCCGCGCATCCTGCTCAACCATGCGTCGGGCTTCGCCAATTTCGGCTTCGCCGAGCCCGATGGCAAGCTGCGCTTTCATTTCGATCCCGGCACCCGTTACTCCTATTCCGGCGACGGGCTGATCCTGCTGCAATTCGTGCTCGAGCAGGGGTTCGGCATGGATATCGGCGTGGAGATGCGGAAACGCATCTTCGACAAGGTCGGCGCAACCAGGACCGGCATGATGTGGCGACCCGATTTCGCGACCAATCTCGCCGATGGCTGGACCATTGACGGCAAGGTCGAGCCGCATGACGAACGCAGCAAGCCGCGTGCTGCCGGGTCGCTGGACACGACGATCGCCGACATGGCGAAGATCGTCGCCGCCTATATTCGCGGTGACGGGCTGAAGCCCGCGTCGCGCGCCGACCTTGTCCGTCCGCAATTGCCGATCACCACGCGCAGCCAGTTTCCCAATCTGCAGCCCGACCTGCCCGTTGCCGACCGTCATCCCGGGCTCTCCGCCGGAATTGGCGTCGTCACCTTTCAGGGCGCGCAGGGGCCGGGATCCTTCAAGGGGGGACATAATGACAGCACCGGCAACACCTGGGTGTGCATCGAAAAGGCTCGGCGCTGCGTCGTCATCCTGTCCAACGACGTCCGTGCGGAACCTCTCTTCCCGCGGCTGACCAGGGCATTGCTCGGCGATACCGGTGTGCCCTGGGCCTGGGAATATGGCGACCAGCCCTGGACCAGGCCCTGA
- a CDS encoding methyl-accepting chemotaxis protein, whose amino-acid sequence MRQIVWALLAIQALLALALLGTTIGTSGGVRALILDRLYPIGELQRVNSSYATALLTAHKVQSGNLSAAGAIGAIEAARSDIRTSWQSFRDRPLDARHADKVARVEGARIGANLAIDRLLQMLRDNRLEQLDFFVSGALYAAIDPMTGASDSLITQLREDALRERAALERGFALAYVIVALVTILAALVAFWGMRMLRQRVEGPLAQIAAATREITLDRDDSDIPGLERADEIGEIARALAFARTRSGEARRLSEESRRSAEALHRAQVEEHAARARRAALLEALFTAFERQAGAVVSQLASAGPALRETAGVMSGEAGTTEHHALATAALAEQSAMSARTIAQSGSALTDAIEHISEEAQESRAGVGALRTRTIAGRDHAESLGALVNEIADVLGLIADVAGQTNLLALNATIEAARAGDAGRGFAVVAEEVKGLARQTQHAAGRIESRLAAVRSASDTVLATIQSVDGLVADLDRSAANVAGAVERQRDMTRRIALAIEEVEDGTADAAANMQVLRERAERSRRSAENVATTAERVAGGVETLRGQINRLIADVRAA is encoded by the coding sequence TTGCGACAGATCGTCTGGGCCCTGCTCGCGATTCAGGCGCTGCTCGCCCTGGCGCTGCTCGGCACGACGATCGGCACCAGCGGCGGGGTCCGTGCGCTGATTCTCGACCGGCTCTACCCGATCGGCGAACTGCAGCGCGTCAACAGCTCCTACGCCACGGCGCTGCTGACCGCGCACAAGGTACAGAGCGGCAATCTGTCGGCGGCGGGCGCGATCGGGGCGATCGAGGCGGCGCGCTCGGATATCCGGACGAGCTGGCAATCCTTTCGCGACCGTCCGCTCGATGCCCGCCATGCCGACAAGGTCGCCCGGGTCGAAGGCGCGCGCATCGGGGCGAATCTCGCGATCGACCGGCTGTTGCAGATGCTGCGCGACAATCGCCTTGAGCAGCTCGATTTCTTCGTCAGCGGTGCGCTCTATGCCGCGATCGACCCGATGACGGGCGCCAGCGATTCGCTGATCACTCAGTTGCGCGAGGACGCTCTGCGCGAACGCGCCGCGCTCGAACGCGGCTTCGCTCTCGCTTATGTCATCGTGGCGCTGGTCACGATCCTCGCGGCGCTGGTCGCGTTCTGGGGCATGCGCATGCTCAGGCAGCGGGTCGAGGGGCCACTGGCGCAGATCGCCGCGGCGACGCGCGAGATCACACTCGATCGCGACGATAGCGACATCCCCGGGCTCGAGCGCGCCGACGAGATCGGCGAGATCGCCCGCGCACTCGCTTTCGCCCGCACCCGCTCGGGCGAGGCGCGGCGGCTGAGCGAGGAATCGCGCCGCAGTGCCGAAGCGCTGCACCGTGCACAGGTCGAGGAACATGCCGCGCGAGCCAGGCGGGCCGCGCTGCTCGAAGCATTGTTCACTGCCTTCGAACGACAGGCCGGCGCCGTGGTCAGCCAGCTTGCCTCGGCCGGGCCGGCGCTGCGCGAGACTGCGGGGGTCATGTCGGGCGAGGCCGGCACGACCGAGCATCATGCGCTGGCCACCGCCGCGCTCGCCGAACAAAGCGCAATGAGCGCGCGAACCATCGCGCAGTCGGGCAGCGCCCTGACCGACGCGATCGAACATATCAGCGAGGAAGCGCAGGAATCACGCGCCGGGGTGGGGGCGCTGCGGACGCGGACCATTGCGGGCCGCGACCATGCCGAATCGCTCGGCGCGCTGGTCAATGAGATTGCCGATGTCCTCGGCCTGATCGCCGATGTCGCCGGCCAGACCAATTTGCTGGCGCTGAACGCCACGATCGAAGCAGCGCGTGCAGGTGACGCCGGGCGCGGCTTCGCAGTCGTCGCAGAGGAAGTGAAGGGGCTTGCCCGTCAGACCCAGCATGCTGCCGGCCGGATCGAATCCCGCCTGGCCGCGGTGCGATCGGCCAGCGATACGGTACTGGCGACGATTCAGTCGGTCGATGGCCTCGTCGCCGATCTCGACCGTTCGGCGGCGAATGTCGCGGGCGCGGTCGAACGGCAGCGCGACATGACCCGGCGCATCGCCCTGGCGATCGAGGAGGTCGAGGACGGTACCGCGGACGCGGCCGCCAATATGCAGGTGCTCCGCGAACGCGCCGAACGCTCGCGGCGCAGCGCGGAGAATGTCGCCACAACCGCCGAGCGCGTGGCCGGCGGGGTCGAGACATTGCGGGGCCAGATCAACCGTCTCATCGCGGACGTTCGCGCGGCTTGA
- a CDS encoding ectonucleotide pyrophosphatase/phosphodiesterase, with protein MLARFLAALAILFVPLIAPATAKPAAKSAGTETLIVISIDGFRADYLDRGLSPTLAKLARGGVRSVGMRPAFPSVTLPNHQTLMTGKTPDHHGVIDNLMMDPAIPGWFGGLDPKVGEDPRWWQGAKPLWITAEEQGVRSADMYWPGAQVPFGGKVPSLGLAPGDLSADAEVDAVLKWLDRPAMSRPRFVTLYFPMVDDAGHSFGPDSKEVNTAIGLVDSALARLVSGLEQRNRRASTNLVVLADHGMMEIPDGQQILIDDFVDTSKLVVTTAGAYIGVNPLPGNEAEVDAAMLKPHDHLTCWRKSEIPARFAYGTHPRVPRIFCLAAPGWVVLTKPIAAYMKSHYASGFRGNHGYDQADPKMAALFVANGPAFKRGVTIPPFDNINVYLMLAQVLGVKGEPGDGTLALARDIMVPARQGE; from the coding sequence ATGTTGGCGCGATTCCTGGCGGCATTGGCGATCCTGTTCGTCCCCTTGATCGCACCGGCCACTGCGAAGCCTGCCGCCAAATCCGCCGGCACCGAAACGCTGATCGTGATCTCCATCGACGGCTTCCGCGCCGACTATCTCGATCGCGGCCTGTCCCCGACATTGGCGAAGCTTGCGCGGGGCGGCGTCCGCTCGGTCGGCATGCGCCCGGCCTTTCCGTCGGTCACCTTACCCAATCACCAGACGTTGATGACCGGAAAGACCCCCGATCATCACGGCGTGATCGACAATCTGATGATGGACCCCGCCATCCCCGGCTGGTTCGGCGGACTCGATCCCAAGGTCGGCGAGGATCCGCGCTGGTGGCAGGGGGCAAAGCCGCTCTGGATCACCGCCGAGGAACAGGGCGTGCGCAGCGCCGACATGTACTGGCCCGGCGCGCAGGTGCCTTTTGGCGGCAAAGTGCCGAGCCTTGGGCTCGCGCCGGGCGATCTTTCGGCCGATGCGGAGGTCGATGCGGTGCTTAAGTGGCTCGACCGGCCGGCGATGTCACGCCCGCGCTTCGTCACGCTCTATTTCCCGATGGTTGACGATGCCGGGCATTCGTTCGGACCGGATTCGAAGGAAGTGAATACCGCCATCGGCCTGGTCGATTCCGCTCTGGCCAGGTTGGTTTCGGGCCTCGAACAGCGCAACCGCCGCGCATCGACCAACCTTGTCGTACTGGCCGATCACGGCATGATGGAAATCCCCGACGGGCAGCAAATCCTGATCGACGATTTCGTCGACACGTCGAAGCTCGTGGTGACCACGGCCGGTGCCTATATCGGCGTCAATCCTCTGCCCGGAAACGAAGCCGAGGTGGACGCCGCGATGCTCAAACCGCACGATCATCTGACCTGCTGGCGGAAGAGCGAGATTCCGGCGCGCTTCGCCTATGGCACGCATCCGCGCGTTCCCCGGATCTTCTGCCTTGCCGCGCCGGGCTGGGTGGTGCTGACCAAGCCGATCGCGGCCTATATGAAGTCGCATTACGCCAGCGGCTTTCGTGGCAATCACGGGTATGATCAGGCGGATCCGAAGATGGCCGCGCTGTTCGTCGCCAACGGCCCGGCGTTCAAGCGCGGCGTGACGATTCCCCCGTTCGACAATATCAATGTCTATCTCATGCTCGCACAGGTGCTGGGTGTGAAGGGAGAGCCGGGCGACGGCACGCTGGCACTTGCGCGCGACATCATGGTGCCGGCGCGGCAGGGTGAATGA
- a CDS encoding CPBP family intramembrane glutamic endopeptidase: MQPTPPNTPPNSLVWRIVHFPPVLLAIGIAFIIGAMTISGLVGRSFRQSGNDWLSVLLAIIVAAIFIAFYCAFARLVERRQNVPEFALPGWARELGSGLLVGLLLFSLVVGTIAAFGGYRVIGTHAATVLLPSLAIAITSGVTEEIALRGFFFRIIESWLGSWIALVLSAALFGALHLSNPNATFLAGFAITLEAGIMLAALYMLTRRLWAAIGLHAAWNFAQGGIYGIAVSGFKQDGLLVPRITGSDLLTGGSFGAEASLPAVILCTAFGIALLVVAHRRGRFVAPFWMRPKPDQSAALQE; the protein is encoded by the coding sequence ATGCAACCGACACCGCCGAATACGCCGCCGAACAGTCTGGTCTGGCGGATCGTGCACTTTCCCCCGGTACTGCTCGCGATCGGCATTGCCTTCATCATCGGCGCCATGACGATCTCCGGGCTGGTCGGCCGGTCGTTTCGCCAGAGCGGCAATGACTGGCTCTCTGTCCTTCTGGCCATCATCGTCGCCGCGATCTTCATCGCCTTTTATTGCGCGTTCGCGCGGCTCGTCGAGCGACGCCAGAACGTGCCGGAGTTCGCCTTGCCGGGCTGGGCGCGCGAGCTTGGTTCGGGCCTGCTTGTCGGGCTCCTCCTCTTCTCACTGGTTGTCGGCACCATTGCCGCGTTTGGCGGCTATCGGGTGATCGGAACCCATGCCGCCACCGTCTTGTTGCCATCGCTTGCGATCGCCATCACCTCCGGCGTGACGGAGGAGATCGCACTGCGCGGGTTCTTCTTTCGCATCATCGAATCCTGGCTCGGCAGCTGGATCGCCCTGGTCCTCTCGGCGGCATTGTTTGGCGCGTTGCACCTCAGCAACCCCAATGCGACATTCCTGGCGGGTTTCGCGATCACGCTCGAAGCCGGGATCATGCTCGCTGCACTCTATATGCTGACGCGCCGGCTTTGGGCCGCGATCGGGTTGCATGCGGCATGGAATTTCGCGCAGGGCGGTATCTACGGCATTGCCGTTTCCGGCTTCAAACAGGATGGCCTGCTCGTGCCGCGCATCACGGGTTCGGACTTGCTCACTGGCGGCAGTTTCGGTGCCGAGGCGTCATTGCCGGCAGTCATTCTCTGCACCGCGTTCGGTATTGCGCTCCTCGTCGTCGCGCATCGGCGCGGGCGCTTCGTCGCGCCCTTCTGGATGCGCCCGAAGCCGGATCAATCCGCCGCCTTGCAGGAATAG
- a CDS encoding F0F1 ATP synthase subunit delta: METSGGIQASLSGRYATALFELARDGKAIDAVEASLGRVRAALDQSADFAALTTNPLLSRINAGKGVAAAADVIDVDDTTKKFLGVLAQNRRLAELPAIIRSFRALAANHRGETTAEVVSAHPLTDDQVDALKDQLRARIGRDVSVDLSVDPSLLGGLVVKIGSQMIDSSIKTRLNTLAHAMKG; this comes from the coding sequence GTGGAGACATCCGGCGGCATACAAGCGAGCTTAAGCGGACGCTATGCGACCGCATTGTTCGAGCTCGCGCGTGACGGCAAGGCAATCGACGCGGTCGAGGCAAGCCTTGGCCGGGTACGCGCCGCACTCGACCAATCGGCCGATTTCGCGGCACTGACAACCAACCCGCTGCTGTCGCGGATCAATGCCGGCAAGGGCGTTGCCGCTGCTGCCGATGTGATCGATGTCGACGACACGACCAAGAAGTTCCTCGGCGTATTGGCGCAGAATCGCCGCCTCGCCGAATTGCCCGCGATCATCCGTTCGTTCCGCGCGCTGGCGGCGAATCACCGCGGCGAAACGACCGCCGAAGTCGTCTCCGCCCATCCGCTGACCGACGACCAGGTCGACGCGCTGAAGGATCAGCTGCGCGCCCGTATCGGACGTGACGTTTCGGTCGACCTGTCGGTCGATCCCTCCCTGCTTGGCGGACTGGTCGTGAAGATCGGTTCGCAGATGATCGATTCGTCGATCAAGACCCGTCTCAATACTCTCGCGCACGCGATGAAAGGCTGA
- a CDS encoding alpha/beta hydrolase, whose protein sequence is MRIGGITLWLLGSALALYLAALGAFYIFQRVFYYPAPGGGLTLAEDPGPGFQDMSLTTSDGLVLRAFYHPPRQGRPTLVFFHGNGGDLNGSEVATRAFAAQGYGVLLPEYRGYGGNPGTPNEQDLYRDGAAGIYWLENSRLPLKDIVLIGNSLGSGVATELAKRKKVGGLILVSGFASLPRVVAQHYPYIPGFLVRDKFDNRAKIGRVTAPILIYHGTADTVVPVSNGRALARAQPAATFALERGAGHDLMFSPVATRRISAWLRDRFPVPPPPPPPSPLPPPDSGTPLDHRDGSVSNSSP, encoded by the coding sequence ATGCGGATCGGGGGTATCACGCTGTGGCTGCTGGGGAGCGCGCTGGCGCTCTATCTGGCCGCATTGGGCGCATTCTACATCTTCCAGCGCGTCTTCTATTATCCGGCGCCGGGCGGGGGCTTGACGCTCGCGGAGGATCCCGGACCCGGATTCCAGGACATGTCGCTCACCACCAGCGACGGGCTGGTCCTGCGCGCCTTTTACCATCCGCCGCGGCAGGGCCGGCCGACGCTGGTCTTCTTCCACGGCAATGGTGGCGACCTGAACGGCAGCGAGGTGGCAACACGCGCCTTTGCCGCCCAGGGCTATGGCGTGCTGCTGCCGGAATATCGCGGCTATGGCGGCAATCCCGGTACGCCGAACGAGCAGGACCTGTATCGCGACGGCGCGGCTGGCATCTACTGGCTGGAAAATAGCCGCTTGCCGCTCAAGGACATCGTGCTGATCGGCAATTCGCTCGGCTCGGGCGTCGCCACAGAGCTGGCAAAGCGGAAAAAGGTCGGCGGCCTGATTCTCGTATCCGGTTTTGCCAGCCTGCCGCGCGTGGTCGCTCAGCATTATCCCTATATTCCGGGCTTTCTGGTCCGCGACAAATTCGACAATCGTGCCAAGATCGGCCGGGTGACCGCACCGATCCTGATCTATCATGGTACCGCCGATACCGTGGTGCCGGTCAGCAACGGCCGCGCGCTGGCCAGGGCACAGCCGGCGGCGACCTTCGCGCTCGAACGCGGCGCGGGGCATGACCTGATGTTCTCGCCGGTGGCGACGCGGCGGATATCGGCCTGGCTGCGCGATCGCTTCCCCGTGCCCCCACCGCCGCCCCCGCCATCGCCCCTGCCGCCGCCGGACTCCGGCACGCCGCTTGACCATCGCGATGGATCGGTGTCGAACTCGTCACCGTAA